In Ignavibacteriales bacterium, the following proteins share a genomic window:
- the dnaJ gene encoding molecular chaperone DnaJ — MAKRDFYEVLGVGRNASQDEIKKAYRQMAMKFHPDRNAGNKESEEKFKEAAEAYEVLGDPEKKQRYDQYGHEGLRGTNYRDFNDINDIFSTFGDIFTGGFGGSIFDEVFGGGQRPRRRSSAQHGQPGSDLRVRLSLTLEEIAGSVEKKLKVKRQKKCDICNGSGAKTSNGKTTCPQCGGSGELRQVSRSMFGQFVNITTCPNCEGEGRIVKDPCLTCSGEGRVQGESTIKVTVPAGVSEGNYITLPGQGNAGRRGGPAGDLIVVIEEEPHESFKRNGDDIVYDLWISYPTAVMGGDVEIPTLTGKAKLAIDSGTPAGRLLRMRERGIPHLNNYGRGDELVRVNVWVPAKINGKEKELLRALSLCEHVNPSEEERRNSDRTFFDKVKDVFS; from the coding sequence ATGGCGAAAAGAGATTTTTATGAAGTCCTGGGTGTTGGCCGAAATGCTTCACAAGATGAAATCAAAAAAGCATATCGCCAAATGGCAATGAAGTTTCATCCAGACCGCAACGCTGGAAATAAAGAGTCGGAAGAAAAATTTAAGGAAGCTGCAGAGGCATACGAAGTACTTGGTGATCCGGAGAAGAAACAACGGTATGACCAGTATGGACATGAGGGATTGCGCGGCACCAACTACCGAGACTTTAACGACATCAACGATATTTTTAGTACCTTTGGCGATATTTTTACCGGTGGTTTTGGCGGCTCGATTTTCGATGAAGTATTCGGCGGTGGTCAGAGGCCGCGGAGGCGCTCTTCTGCACAGCATGGACAGCCGGGTTCTGACTTGCGTGTACGGCTTTCGTTGACACTTGAAGAAATTGCCGGCAGTGTCGAGAAGAAACTCAAAGTGAAGCGGCAAAAAAAATGCGATATTTGCAACGGCAGCGGCGCAAAAACATCCAACGGAAAAACAACGTGTCCGCAATGCGGTGGCAGCGGCGAATTACGGCAGGTGTCGCGCTCGATGTTCGGTCAGTTTGTGAATATTACCACATGTCCGAATTGCGAAGGTGAAGGACGCATTGTGAAGGATCCATGCCTCACCTGTTCTGGCGAAGGACGGGTGCAAGGCGAATCGACTATCAAAGTTACCGTACCTGCAGGCGTATCGGAAGGAAATTATATTACGCTTCCCGGCCAAGGCAATGCCGGACGGCGGGGCGGCCCTGCAGGCGATTTAATTGTTGTTATTGAAGAAGAACCGCATGAAAGCTTCAAGCGTAATGGCGATGATATTGTGTATGATTTGTGGATCAGTTATCCAACCGCAGTAATGGGCGGCGACGTGGAGATTCCAACGCTGACGGGGAAAGCGAAACTTGCGATTGATTCTGGAACACCAGCAGGCAGGTTATTGCGGATGCGCGAACGCGGCATTCCGCATCTCAACAATTACGGCCGTGGAGATGAATTAGTGCGCGTGAACGTATGGGTACCGGCAAAAATTAACGGTAAAGAGAAAGAATTGTTGCGTGCTCTTTCTTTATGTGAACACGTCAACCCGAGCGAGGAAGAACGCCGTAACAGCGATCGAACTTTTTTCGATAAAGTAAAAGATGTCTTTTCTTGA
- the grpE gene encoding nucleotide exchange factor GrpE — protein sequence MEKKIHGTEKEQKPETPPQAELTKDAASNVQIEELQKQVDQYKDMLLRKAAEFDNYKRRIENETANIVRFATESLIDDLLPVLDDFERSLKHSKEIKESDALVKGVELIYLKLVKVLEGRGVKAFETVGKEFSVEYHDALMQIPRKDLPPHTVIEEIEKGYMLNDKVIRHAKVVVSSVPPEEQNEAPQSESSTSISRD from the coding sequence TTGGAAAAGAAGATACATGGAACTGAAAAAGAACAAAAACCGGAAACACCACCACAAGCTGAATTAACAAAAGATGCGGCATCGAATGTTCAGATAGAAGAACTGCAGAAGCAGGTAGATCAATACAAAGATATGCTGTTGCGAAAGGCCGCTGAGTTTGACAACTACAAACGGCGTATCGAAAATGAAACGGCAAACATTGTCAGGTTTGCAACGGAATCTCTGATTGATGATTTGCTTCCGGTGCTGGATGACTTTGAGCGTTCGCTCAAGCACAGCAAAGAAATCAAAGAGTCTGATGCCTTAGTAAAAGGTGTCGAATTGATTTATCTGAAATTAGTGAAAGTGCTGGAGGGGCGAGGTGTGAAGGCGTTCGAGACGGTGGGAAAAGAATTCAGCGTCGAATATCACGATGCGCTGATGCAAATCCCGAGAAAAGACCTGCCGCCGCATACAGTGATCGAAGAAATTGAAAAAGGATATATGCTGAACGATAAAGTTATTCGCCACGCAAAAGTGGTTGTGTCTTCCGTTCCGCCAGAAGAGCAGAATGAAGCACCACAATCGGAATCATCCACCAGCATTTCGAGGGACTAA
- the hrcA gene encoding heat-inducible transcriptional repressor HrcA gives MTEVPNKNQKLTEREQSILHHVVYNYIQTAVPVGSRYISKHLEKNLSAASIRNVMADLEETGFLSHPHTSAGRIPTDLGYRFYIDYLMEMQQLGDDEKLRIQQQLNQTNDAEEMLRESSKLLGKISHQLSIVTSPHFSSGIFEKIELIPITSSKLLVVISIRTGIVRTIMLEVGAEVPRDHLDQVGRLINERLFGLTLREIRDSFIDRLRDVQNEKTGLIRLFVESVDQLFTDSKDRDKVIIGGTKNIVDQPEFIDPKNFRSVIELIENEDIIVHLLERHDESQRNYVVTIGAENKDETTKEYSFVTATYDVGGVTGRVGIIGPTRMNYGKVIPLVDYVAQAIAKMLSS, from the coding sequence ATGACAGAAGTACCGAACAAAAACCAAAAGTTGACCGAACGTGAACAGAGTATTTTACATCACGTGGTATACAATTATATTCAGACGGCTGTTCCAGTCGGCTCGCGGTATATTTCCAAACATTTAGAGAAAAATCTCAGCGCAGCTTCTATCCGCAATGTCATGGCGGATTTGGAAGAAACCGGATTTTTATCTCATCCGCACACCTCGGCAGGCAGAATACCGACCGATCTCGGGTACAGGTTTTACATTGATTATCTGATGGAGATGCAGCAGTTAGGTGACGATGAAAAACTGCGCATTCAACAGCAATTGAACCAGACGAATGATGCAGAAGAAATGCTGAGGGAATCCTCAAAATTGCTTGGGAAGATTTCACATCAACTCAGTATAGTAACATCACCGCATTTCAGCAGCGGTATATTTGAAAAAATTGAATTGATTCCCATAACCAGTTCAAAACTGCTCGTGGTGATTTCTATTCGCACCGGTATTGTGCGAACAATTATGCTGGAAGTCGGCGCTGAAGTCCCGCGCGATCATCTCGATCAGGTTGGCCGTCTCATCAACGAGCGGTTGTTCGGATTGACGCTCCGAGAAATCCGCGATTCGTTTATTGACCGGCTTCGGGATGTGCAGAATGAAAAAACCGGATTGATCCGGCTCTTTGTTGAATCGGTCGACCAGTTGTTTACCGATTCCAAAGACCGTGATAAAGTAATTATCGGCGGAACGAAAAACATAGTAGACCAGCCGGAATTTATCGATCCAAAGAACTTTCGTTCTGTCATTGAATTGATTGAAAACGAAGACATCATCGTTCACCTGCTGGAACGCCATGATGAATCGCAGAGAAATTATGTAGTAACCATCGGCGCAGAAAATAAGGACGAAACAACCAAAGAATACAGCTTTGTTACAGCGACGTATGATGTTGGCGGAGTGACGGGTCGTGTAGGCATCATCGGCCCAACGCGTATGAACTACGGCAAAGTCATTCCGCTTGTCGACTACGTGGCGCAGGCGATTGCAAAGATGTTAAGTTCATAA
- the carA gene encoding glutamine-hydrolyzing carbamoyl-phosphate synthase small subunit encodes MKAKLVLENGTIFTGESFSANGETTGEVVFNTSLTGYQEILTDPSYAGQIVTMTYPLIGNYGVNTEDLESVKPQVAGFVVKEYSEFPSNFRSTESLGSWLIKHNIVGIQGIDTRMLTKMIRSVGAMRGIISTQDLDDKSLLVKVKKSPQMAGLDLASCVTTLESYTWDEIDRTQFALPLSKAIPGKKWNVVVYDYGVKQNILRRLTSYGCNLTVVPAHTSAEDVLKMKPDGIFLSNGPGDPAAVTYAIENLKRLIGMKPIFGICLGHQLLALALGGKTFKLKFGHRGGNHPVKNLKTGSIEITSQNHGFAVDPDSLDEKSIRITHENWNDHTNEGFRHRSLPIFSVQYHPEASPGPHDSDYLFAQFIEMMEKQ; translated from the coding sequence ATGAAAGCAAAACTTGTTCTCGAAAACGGCACTATCTTCACGGGCGAATCATTCAGCGCAAACGGTGAAACGACCGGTGAAGTGGTTTTCAACACCAGTCTTACTGGATATCAAGAAATCCTTACCGATCCATCGTACGCAGGACAAATCGTGACAATGACATATCCACTCATCGGCAATTACGGTGTGAATACGGAAGATCTCGAATCGGTCAAACCGCAAGTAGCAGGATTTGTAGTGAAGGAATATAGTGAATTTCCAAGCAACTTCCGCTCTACAGAAAGTCTCGGCAGTTGGCTCATAAAGCATAATATCGTCGGCATACAAGGTATAGATACGAGGATGCTGACGAAGATGATCCGCTCCGTCGGTGCAATGCGCGGAATTATTTCTACGCAAGATTTAGATGATAAAAGTTTGCTTGTCAAAGTGAAAAAATCACCGCAAATGGCAGGACTCGATCTTGCCAGCTGCGTTACTACACTCGAATCGTACACATGGGATGAAATTGATAGGACACAGTTCGCGCTCCCTTTATCCAAGGCTATTCCTGGAAAGAAATGGAATGTTGTTGTGTACGATTATGGCGTGAAGCAAAATATCCTGCGCCGGCTGACTTCTTACGGATGCAATCTTACAGTAGTACCTGCGCACACTTCGGCAGAAGATGTGCTAAAAATGAAACCAGACGGGATTTTTCTTTCAAACGGTCCTGGTGATCCAGCGGCGGTAACGTACGCAATTGAAAACCTCAAAAGACTTATTGGAATGAAGCCGATCTTCGGAATTTGCCTCGGACATCAATTACTCGCATTGGCATTAGGTGGAAAAACATTTAAGCTGAAATTTGGACACCGTGGAGGCAATCATCCCGTAAAGAATCTGAAAACCGGATCGATTGAAATTACTTCGCAGAACCATGGCTTTGCCGTTGATCCGGATTCACTCGATGAGAAATCTATCAGGATCACTCACGAGAATTGGAACGATCATACGAACGAGGGATTCCGCCATCGTTCGCTGCCGATCTTCTCCGTTCAATATCACCCGGAAGCTTCCCCCGGCCCACACGACAGCGATTATCTCTTCGCCCAATTCATAGAGATGATGGAAAAACAATAG
- a CDS encoding T9SS type A sorting domain-containing protein, with protein MRKWLKLFFLISLCLATLSVSNAQIPNAGFETWTDGTPTGWVTDNVAPLFIPITQSNDAHSGTSSMQGATIQYLTNNYPAEVSADFSISARYSSFKGWYKFTSVGGDTLYFHAILYKGTNPIAGAQFFTGVSVSSYTQFNVPMTYFSSEVPDAAMIEIINISSGAYHLGTTYNIDDLSFGSETGVQESVSEKPAGFALSQNYPNPFNPSTAITYQLPTESMVRLEIYDVMGRTLAILVNEEKPAGQFTATFDGSKFTSGIYFYRLNVTVRDGKSFSQTNKMILMK; from the coding sequence ATGAGAAAATGGTTAAAATTATTTTTTCTCATTTCCTTATGTTTGGCAACGCTTTCGGTTTCGAACGCGCAAATTCCAAACGCTGGATTTGAAACGTGGACAGACGGTACACCAACCGGTTGGGTTACAGATAATGTTGCACCACTTTTTATACCTATTACCCAGTCGAATGACGCTCATTCCGGAACATCGTCTATGCAAGGAGCGACAATTCAGTATCTAACAAATAATTACCCTGCCGAAGTCTCAGCTGATTTCTCGATCAGCGCTCGCTATAGTTCTTTCAAGGGTTGGTATAAATTTACTTCTGTAGGAGGAGATACACTTTATTTCCATGCCATTTTATATAAAGGTACGAATCCAATCGCAGGTGCGCAGTTCTTTACTGGAGTGAGTGTATCAAGCTACACTCAATTCAATGTGCCCATGACGTATTTTTCATCAGAGGTACCGGATGCAGCTATGATTGAAATTATAAACATTTCTTCAGGGGCATATCATCTTGGCACCACTTATAATATTGATGACCTTAGTTTCGGTTCTGAAACAGGCGTCCAGGAGTCGGTCTCTGAAAAACCTGCCGGGTTTGCACTTTCACAGAACTATCCGAATCCGTTCAATCCATCGACGGCAATTACGTATCAGCTGCCAACTGAGAGTATGGTCCGCCTGGAAATTTATGATGTTATGGGAAGAACTTTGGCAATATTGGTAAACGAGGAGAAGCCTGCTGGACAGTTTACGGCAACATTTGATGGCTCTAAATTTACGAGTGGTATTTATTTCTATCGCCTCAATGTGACAGTGCGGGATGGGAAATCATTCTCACAAACCAATAAGATGATATTGATGAAATAA
- a CDS encoding class I SAM-dependent methyltransferase, protein MPEKKAIDLGSVQKTLLLPLWGRAVETRKQKPLLVDTAAVQIIEKINYDFSTITNNMSEITRLAWIVRCLHVDRTIKQFLLRHPRATIVNIGCGLDTTLSRIDNGNLRWYNLDLPDVIELRRSLIPEPRRSECIAASFLDESWLHHVKVDDAILFIAVGVFYYFNEAEMKKFFVRLADKFPLGELIFDEASPLGVMVANKKVIEAGGMDKTAFLKWGIETAKHIQTWDKRITLIDEYPMFKGMKKRLSLRNKYGTFLSDRLKIMSMVHLKFSN, encoded by the coding sequence ATGCCGGAAAAAAAAGCAATCGATCTCGGAAGTGTTCAGAAGACACTCCTGCTTCCTCTGTGGGGGCGTGCGGTCGAAACCCGCAAACAAAAGCCATTATTGGTAGATACAGCTGCTGTCCAAATAATTGAAAAGATAAACTACGACTTTTCAACGATAACAAATAACATGAGTGAGATCACGCGCCTCGCTTGGATAGTCCGTTGTTTGCATGTTGATCGAACAATAAAGCAATTCCTTTTAAGACACCCCAGAGCGACTATTGTCAATATTGGCTGCGGTTTAGATACGACCCTCAGTAGGATAGATAATGGGAATCTCCGGTGGTACAATTTGGATTTGCCGGACGTGATCGAACTTCGCAGGAGTCTTATTCCGGAACCCAGGAGAAGTGAATGTATCGCTGCTTCTTTTTTGGATGAAAGCTGGCTTCATCATGTGAAGGTCGATGATGCAATTTTGTTTATAGCTGTCGGTGTATTCTACTATTTTAATGAAGCTGAAATGAAGAAGTTCTTCGTCCGGCTTGCTGATAAGTTTCCATTAGGTGAATTAATATTTGATGAGGCTTCACCCTTAGGTGTAATGGTTGCCAACAAAAAGGTCATTGAAGCCGGCGGTATGGATAAGACTGCTTTTTTAAAATGGGGAATTGAAACAGCAAAACACATTCAAACCTGGGATAAAAGAATTACACTTATTGATGAATATCCCATGTTCAAAGGGATGAAGAAGAGGTTATCACTTAGAAATAAGTACGGAACTTTTCTTTCCGATCGTTTAAAAATTATGTCGATGGTCCATTTGAAGTTCTCAAACTAA
- a CDS encoding LysE family translocator yields MFETTTLLTYITASIIIILAPGPAQALVIARTIGEGRKAGIITAIGLNTAVFVHAIGAAIGLSAILSTSTMAFNAVKYIGAVYLIYLGINAFKTHQDLNIVSELSNKEPTGHFTKAFITGVLNPKVALFFLAFVPQFVDPRRGWVIMQFILLGGILAVLDIVYESLLAVLVAKTSDWFAGNSSIHKWRQRVTGAVLMGLGVRLFFMQQI; encoded by the coding sequence ATGTTTGAAACAACAACGCTGCTTACGTACATAACAGCAAGTATTATTATCATTCTTGCTCCAGGTCCGGCACAGGCTCTTGTTATTGCAAGAACCATTGGTGAAGGAAGGAAAGCAGGTATCATTACAGCCATCGGACTTAATACAGCTGTATTCGTTCATGCTATCGGAGCTGCCATAGGATTATCAGCTATCCTGTCAACATCGACAATGGCTTTTAACGCTGTTAAATATATAGGAGCTGTCTATTTGATATATCTTGGAATCAACGCGTTTAAGACACACCAAGATTTAAATATAGTATCAGAATTATCCAATAAAGAACCTACCGGACATTTTACGAAAGCTTTTATCACCGGCGTTCTCAATCCGAAAGTTGCTCTCTTCTTTCTAGCATTTGTACCTCAGTTCGTCGATCCTCGTCGCGGATGGGTCATTATGCAATTTATATTATTAGGAGGGATTCTCGCGGTGCTGGATATCGTTTACGAATCGCTTTTGGCTGTCCTTGTTGCGAAGACGAGCGATTGGTTTGCAGGGAACAGCAGTATCCACAAATGGCGACAAAGAGTGACAGGTGCAGTACTGATGGGATTAGGAGTACGGCTATTTTTTATGCAGCAAATATGA
- a CDS encoding SBBP repeat-containing protein, producing the protein MKKVLLFHVPLLLSLLINVHYDVLPQTNFVWGRQFGSEKEEAGLNAVADQVGNVYVAGSTQGNLSGSNYGKADGFLTKLDSTGAILWTKQFGTKEDDNINWLTIDNLGNIYLTGATGGVVTQSYGSTDIWVVTFDSSGNLKWQQQYGSDSVDVGNGIYVDEKRDIYISGVTKGCIGKTSFGKTDGVLLKLDTAGNKIFAVQFGTPENDDCLGVSGDATSVIYVCGNTSGDLACKNKGKWDAFVGLFSTHGEQIRFIQFGTDNYDNASHTVVDKKGNLYIGGSTGGDFAGKNQGEGDCLLIKMNKNGEIVWSHQFGTEKWDGILGIDMNEKISDNIVVSGCQHWPDCQSFVRMFTKDGDLLWTRNSVAAGKFGGTCGKGVCFDRKGNVYHTGLTGGNLFNSVAGEHDIFVVKYEMEKKSIQP; encoded by the coding sequence ATGAAGAAAGTATTATTATTCCACGTACCTTTGCTTTTATCGTTACTGATTAATGTTCACTATGATGTTCTACCGCAAACGAATTTCGTTTGGGGGCGACAATTCGGCTCGGAGAAGGAAGAAGCAGGTTTAAATGCGGTAGCCGATCAAGTAGGAAATGTCTATGTTGCGGGAAGCACGCAAGGAAATTTATCCGGCAGCAATTATGGGAAAGCAGATGGGTTTCTTACAAAACTTGACAGTACAGGAGCTATTCTCTGGACAAAGCAATTTGGGACGAAAGAAGATGATAATATTAATTGGCTTACAATAGATAATCTGGGAAATATTTATTTGACCGGAGCGACAGGCGGCGTAGTAACACAATCGTATGGATCAACAGATATCTGGGTCGTTACATTTGATAGTTCTGGCAACCTAAAATGGCAGCAGCAATATGGATCCGATAGTGTTGATGTCGGGAATGGAATCTACGTGGATGAAAAAAGGGATATCTATATCTCAGGAGTGACAAAAGGATGTATTGGTAAAACGTCTTTCGGCAAGACCGATGGTGTTCTCTTGAAATTGGACACAGCCGGAAACAAAATATTTGCCGTTCAATTTGGGACACCAGAAAATGATGATTGTTTAGGAGTAAGCGGAGATGCTACGTCGGTTATTTATGTTTGCGGCAACACTTCCGGCGACCTCGCGTGCAAGAATAAAGGAAAGTGGGATGCTTTCGTAGGATTATTTTCTACTCATGGTGAGCAAATACGATTTATTCAATTTGGCACGGACAATTATGATAATGCATCACATACTGTAGTGGATAAGAAAGGGAACCTTTATATAGGAGGTTCAACCGGCGGAGATTTTGCGGGTAAAAACCAGGGAGAGGGTGATTGTCTTCTTATAAAAATGAATAAGAATGGTGAAATAGTCTGGTCACACCAATTTGGTACAGAAAAGTGGGACGGAATTCTCGGTATCGATATGAATGAAAAAATATCGGATAATATTGTCGTCAGCGGTTGTCAGCATTGGCCCGATTGCCAGTCGTTTGTCCGAATGTTCACAAAAGATGGCGACTTGTTATGGACCAGAAATAGTGTCGCGGCAGGAAAATTCGGTGGTACATGCGGCAAAGGTGTCTGTTTCGATAGAAAAGGAAATGTCTATCATACGGGATTGACGGGAGGAAATCTTTTTAATTCTGTCGCTGGGGAACACGATATTTTTGTCGTGAAATATGAGATGGAAAAGAAATCGATCCAACCTTAA
- a CDS encoding DUF4184 family protein — MPFTLAHPLAVFPFRKTRLDMTCLVIGSMAPDFDYLFRTQIGTLISHSPNGIIRYCIPVTLGAACVWHFIIKSSLASALPRSLALKYSDWLTNSWEYKSLFRLFIILFSAFVGIITHLVWDSFTHSSGYFVQNISFLTERTFIYQIPIFKLLQYGCGILGAVTVLFVVILHISEKPLLVVPRHPKSFWITALFVLVVFCIARSFTLPHVSFVRLLRYTIVNFLSGSAVSITVASVVVRIYDRFRTSSKTYTK, encoded by the coding sequence ATGCCATTTACTCTTGCCCATCCGTTAGCTGTCTTCCCCTTTCGAAAAACACGATTGGATATGACGTGTCTTGTCATTGGCAGTATGGCTCCGGATTTTGATTATCTGTTTCGGACGCAAATCGGTACTTTGATTAGTCATTCACCGAATGGTATTATACGTTATTGCATTCCCGTCACCCTCGGTGCCGCATGTGTATGGCATTTCATCATCAAGTCAAGCCTTGCATCTGCTTTGCCTCGATCGTTGGCGCTTAAATATTCAGATTGGTTGACAAATAGTTGGGAATATAAATCCCTCTTTCGTCTCTTCATAATTCTCTTTTCGGCTTTTGTTGGAATCATAACGCACCTTGTCTGGGATAGTTTTACACATAGCTCCGGTTATTTTGTCCAAAATATTTCCTTTCTCACTGAGAGAACATTTATCTATCAGATTCCCATATTCAAGCTCCTGCAATATGGCTGCGGTATATTAGGCGCGGTTACGGTTCTCTTTGTCGTCATTCTCCATATCTCCGAAAAGCCTCTACTTGTTGTTCCCCGTCACCCAAAAAGCTTCTGGATAACTGCATTATTTGTTCTCGTTGTATTTTGTATTGCCCGCTCTTTTACACTGCCCCATGTTTCCTTTGTGCGATTACTGAGGTACACGATTGTTAACTTTTTATCCGGTTCTGCTGTTTCAATCACTGTTGCCTCGGTGGTAGTGAGGATCTATGATAGATTTCGAACGTCTTCGAAAACGTACACGAAATAA
- a CDS encoding transposase gives MIEKRQRKSIRLKEFDYSQPGEYFVTICTKNHNCIFGSIVSGKMDLNDRGKIVDRCWKGILEHFSNVELDEYVVMPNHIHGILILNESVVGTRHAVSLPERFGRPVSDSVSTIVRSFKSAVTKRINEMHLTGDAQFWQPRYYDRIIRSENELQNIRDYIANNVVTWAFDKENPEDVPLFLQSEK, from the coding sequence ATGATAGAAAAGCGCCAAAGAAAATCGATTCGTCTCAAAGAGTTTGATTATTCTCAACCAGGAGAATATTTTGTAACGATTTGTACAAAGAATCATAACTGCATATTTGGTTCAATCGTAAGCGGTAAGATGGATTTGAATGATAGAGGGAAAATAGTCGATAGATGTTGGAAGGGAATTCTGGAACATTTTTCAAATGTCGAATTGGATGAATATGTTGTTATGCCGAATCATATACATGGAATATTAATATTGAATGAATCAGTAGTAGGGACACGGCATGCCGTGTCCCTACCAGAACGATTTGGGAGACCTGTTTCAGATTCCGTTTCAACAATTGTGAGATCATTCAAATCTGCAGTTACAAAAAGAATCAATGAAATGCATTTAACAGGGGATGCCCAGTTCTGGCAGCCAAGATATTACGACCGCATCATCCGCAGCGAAAATGAATTGCAAAACATCCGTGATTACATTGCTAATAATGTTGTTACATGGGCGTTTGACAAAGAAAACCCAGAAGATGTACCGTTATTTTTACAAAGCGAGAAATGA